A part of Bacteroidetes Order II. bacterium genomic DNA contains:
- a CDS encoding Ig-like domain-containing protein, translated as MRYLKLIPLLALLFVVACKDDTEIVNGGWFKSARDIALDAGNRLQFTPSVNGPLSMLAAVPYGTMQQMEGIQAISVSFSKPMVALGASAENVPTTQLQVSPSISGKLRWEGTQTLVFQPDKPLPNATAYRVVLRKGLKALNGESLTEDFEWTFETPRPSVVYSDPTDGTDQVHNKPTIFVRFNQEMAAGSANGYVSLKMKDGGTVGARVEKKGDSTLVIRPSETLSKGRTYQLILSKGLRGKEGGLGMEADHAISFTTFPDLSVLGVSQNYYAVEGADNVFDPARGITMNFSTPVKFGALRKALSFSPAVRWPAGIEARDNTEATSHNLPMQWLPETNYTATVRGLTDIHGQTLGNADVRFRTQAFTPFADMKSGLMVIESNQRTFIPIRSVNMQSVKIGMQRIRADQVVPLIPVYDEWRYYDVDETKKPKSIEATNEFKLNLPRNQIGATPLDLSSVLSNKKGVVAVAMKVKTGPKPEDERTATALAQVSNMAVTGKFSPHQNLIMVTELQTAKPVPNAKVTIRDAQNNARWNGTTDAQGRVVSPGWARLGIQQKEIYDEPIQYAIVEKDGDLAFTASNMDDGIEPYRFDISYGYSAKKQSFAGSIFSDRGLYRAGEKVHLKGVFRKRLDKDWQLIKEPLRVLIYGPKNDLVYDQRHNPSDFGSLDFDWVSSPGADQGEYSMRAILASDTTNVTNYYGYEQNDVGRGTFRIDSFRRATFAVTARPNAKGYIAGDFYDATISGRYLFGAAMVGQPVKYRVDQEPTEFTPPGYEDYRFGVARYGLYDGDYDSDPMNRLYTTLAQVDSSLTLGADGMAKFRIPLKGNGLGTPVKLTLEATVTDPARQESMGGSRVVVHPGLFYVGLKPQTTFLELGKSAAFAVDVITVDPNGFPVTGEVNVQLIKQEYNSVREVGVDGAMRWRTNMRENTKGTAKVNTEAGKAKRLNLDVPEAGFYVVRATGRDVRGNLIRSESYFYATGGAGYVGWERRDDNRIEVVADHKAYAPGQTARLMIASPYETCTALITVEREGIISSRVETLTGSAPMIEIPLNEDHLPNAFVSVMLFSGRTAAPTNRNDVGAPSFKIGYVQLNVDPGLRHLKVEVQPTTKTFKPGEEVTVNLKVTDANGSGVSGEIAFSAADAGVLNLLDYKLPDPFDVFYGARDLQVRTSDTRSILLLQRDYGDKEEDVGGGGGNGGDVRRDFRPQAYWNPKIRTDGSGRATIKFKLPESLTTFRLMAVALTQNHRFGMGSEDVVVSKPLVLVPALPRFARLNDQFEAGVLVTNTTGKDGNATVTAFGENGLQLTGSSTQSVYLKNGETKEVRFAWKTAQTGNGKLTFRASLGNEKDAFQSQLSLQQPSVKLAFGTFASTDGAAQEAFQTPAAFSSGTIRTRLSSTALVGLDGATQYLFEYPYGCLEQRTSRIRPLLLGKDVLAAFDLKALKGNDAQTVTTQWVNNLRDYWVGDGFSLWAGDRELNPYVTAYALLAMKEAQEAGYTVQPDMINGATTTLSEYVRNSDRKPEYYPASIWPDTRAMMLYALARNGKVLSGELYTLAEQANTGKSGLSADGMNHLVRALHLSQDSGLNKYKWALLNKVRGNIRMEAASAYIAAPTDNAWGWLFASNTRSTALGLITLIEMDPSDGTRQVAEKMIRYLMQNRKQGWWASTQDNVAVVEALAKYFKAFEKESPNFSAEVKLAGQSLIRQTFSGRTLNVAEQSRALGGFGSNQTVPVQVNKSGSGRLFYSLLMEAYTTQPLPAASNGLVVNRTIERLNDRGQPVGIVAPDANGNIRLKPGELVKVTLRIQSNTTRNYVVVDDALPAGLEALNAAFVTTSAAATSNTGQDRWWGSFNHTEIRDDRVLLFADYLGGGEHTYSYAARATSLGTFMYPPASAEAMYQPEVNGRTRTTRLTVAY; from the coding sequence ATGCGTTACCTTAAACTGATCCCGCTGTTAGCGCTACTCTTTGTCGTTGCTTGTAAAGACGATACGGAAATTGTAAATGGCGGATGGTTCAAATCGGCCAGAGATATAGCCCTCGACGCAGGCAATCGTCTGCAATTTACCCCCTCGGTAAATGGCCCGCTGAGCATGCTTGCAGCAGTTCCTTACGGCACCATGCAACAAATGGAGGGCATCCAGGCCATATCGGTCTCCTTCAGCAAGCCAATGGTGGCATTGGGCGCCTCGGCGGAAAACGTCCCGACCACTCAATTGCAAGTCTCGCCTTCTATATCGGGGAAACTGCGTTGGGAAGGAACCCAAACCCTGGTATTTCAACCAGATAAACCATTGCCGAATGCCACTGCATACCGTGTGGTACTTCGGAAGGGGCTTAAAGCGCTGAATGGTGAGTCGTTGACTGAAGATTTTGAATGGACGTTCGAGACACCCCGCCCCAGTGTTGTGTACTCGGATCCTACGGATGGGACTGATCAGGTGCACAATAAACCGACCATCTTTGTACGGTTTAATCAAGAAATGGCCGCAGGCAGCGCCAATGGTTATGTCTCCCTCAAGATGAAAGACGGGGGCACGGTAGGGGCACGAGTGGAGAAAAAAGGAGACTCCACATTGGTTATTCGCCCCAGCGAAACGCTCTCCAAGGGCCGTACCTATCAACTCATTTTGTCGAAAGGTTTACGTGGCAAAGAAGGGGGATTGGGCATGGAGGCTGATCATGCAATCTCGTTTACGACCTTTCCCGATTTATCTGTTTTGGGGGTTTCGCAAAATTATTATGCCGTAGAAGGAGCTGATAATGTGTTTGATCCGGCACGGGGTATAACAATGAACTTCTCTACACCCGTAAAATTTGGTGCATTACGCAAAGCCCTCTCCTTCAGCCCGGCTGTTCGTTGGCCTGCGGGTATCGAAGCCCGCGACAATACAGAGGCCACGTCCCACAATTTACCCATGCAATGGTTGCCGGAAACCAATTATACGGCCACGGTGCGCGGATTGACAGACATCCACGGGCAAACGTTGGGCAATGCCGACGTGCGTTTCCGCACCCAAGCCTTTACCCCATTTGCCGACATGAAGAGTGGCCTGATGGTAATTGAATCTAACCAACGGACGTTTATCCCCATTCGTAGTGTTAATATGCAAAGCGTGAAAATAGGGATGCAGCGTATTCGCGCCGACCAAGTGGTACCCCTTATTCCCGTTTATGACGAATGGCGGTATTATGATGTGGATGAAACGAAAAAGCCCAAGTCGATCGAAGCCACCAATGAGTTTAAACTCAACTTACCCCGTAACCAAATTGGGGCTACGCCATTAGATTTGTCCTCGGTGTTATCAAATAAAAAAGGCGTGGTGGCCGTAGCCATGAAGGTAAAAACGGGTCCTAAGCCCGAAGATGAGCGCACAGCAACAGCATTGGCGCAGGTGAGTAATATGGCGGTTACGGGTAAGTTTAGCCCACACCAAAATCTGATCATGGTAACGGAATTGCAAACCGCCAAGCCCGTGCCGAATGCTAAGGTGACCATTCGGGATGCACAAAACAATGCCCGATGGAATGGTACAACCGATGCACAAGGCCGGGTGGTAAGTCCTGGCTGGGCACGTCTGGGCATCCAACAAAAAGAAATCTATGACGAACCAATCCAGTACGCGATTGTAGAGAAAGACGGCGATCTGGCCTTTACGGCAAGCAATATGGATGATGGAATTGAGCCTTATCGTTTCGACATTTCTTATGGCTATTCTGCTAAAAAACAAAGTTTTGCAGGCTCCATCTTCTCCGACCGGGGCTTATATCGCGCTGGGGAAAAAGTGCATCTGAAGGGGGTTTTCCGGAAGCGGTTAGACAAAGATTGGCAGTTGATTAAAGAACCCCTCCGCGTTTTGATTTATGGCCCGAAGAACGATCTGGTCTATGACCAACGACACAATCCTTCCGATTTTGGCTCACTGGATTTTGATTGGGTGTCCTCTCCCGGAGCCGATCAAGGGGAATATTCCATGCGGGCCATTTTGGCTTCTGATACCACAAACGTGACCAATTATTATGGATACGAGCAGAACGACGTAGGACGCGGAACCTTCCGGATTGATTCCTTCCGACGCGCAACGTTTGCCGTAACCGCTCGCCCCAATGCAAAAGGTTATATAGCAGGAGATTTTTATGATGCCACCATTTCTGGACGATACCTTTTTGGCGCAGCAATGGTGGGGCAGCCTGTGAAATACCGTGTAGATCAAGAACCAACCGAGTTTACACCGCCCGGATACGAAGACTATCGGTTTGGTGTGGCACGTTATGGCCTTTATGATGGGGATTATGACAGCGATCCGATGAATCGCCTCTATACAACCTTGGCGCAGGTGGACTCTTCGCTCACGTTGGGGGCTGACGGGATGGCCAAGTTCCGCATTCCATTGAAAGGAAATGGCCTTGGCACGCCCGTAAAACTTACCTTAGAAGCCACCGTAACCGATCCTGCGCGTCAAGAAAGTATGGGCGGATCGCGGGTGGTGGTACATCCTGGACTTTTTTATGTGGGTCTGAAGCCACAAACCACCTTCCTTGAATTAGGCAAAAGTGCGGCCTTTGCGGTGGATGTCATTACAGTGGACCCTAATGGCTTCCCCGTGACCGGTGAAGTGAACGTACAACTCATTAAACAAGAATACAACAGTGTGCGCGAGGTGGGGGTGGATGGAGCGATGCGCTGGCGAACCAATATGCGCGAAAACACCAAAGGAACCGCAAAGGTAAATACCGAGGCCGGAAAGGCTAAACGCCTGAACTTGGACGTACCCGAAGCCGGGTTCTACGTGGTGCGTGCCACTGGAAGGGATGTGCGTGGAAACCTGATTCGGTCTGAATCCTATTTCTATGCTACAGGAGGGGCCGGATACGTGGGTTGGGAACGCCGAGATGACAACCGGATTGAAGTGGTGGCCGATCATAAAGCCTATGCTCCAGGACAAACCGCGCGTCTGATGATTGCCTCGCCTTACGAAACCTGTACCGCACTCATCACCGTAGAGCGCGAAGGCATTATCTCCAGCCGCGTAGAAACCCTCACCGGCTCTGCTCCGATGATAGAAATCCCACTGAACGAAGACCATCTTCCCAATGCCTTTGTAAGTGTGATGCTCTTCTCCGGACGAACTGCCGCACCAACCAACCGAAATGATGTCGGCGCACCGAGTTTTAAAATTGGCTATGTGCAATTAAATGTGGACCCCGGACTTCGACACCTGAAGGTGGAGGTCCAGCCCACCACAAAAACGTTTAAGCCCGGCGAGGAAGTAACGGTAAACCTGAAAGTGACTGATGCCAACGGATCCGGTGTATCGGGTGAAATTGCTTTTTCGGCGGCAGATGCGGGCGTATTGAACTTGCTTGATTATAAATTACCAGATCCGTTTGATGTGTTTTATGGTGCACGCGACTTACAAGTCCGTACTTCTGATACCCGTAGCATTCTCTTACTCCAGCGCGACTATGGCGACAAAGAAGAAGATGTGGGCGGTGGCGGCGGAAATGGCGGCGATGTACGGCGCGACTTTCGGCCACAAGCCTACTGGAATCCGAAAATCCGTACAGATGGTTCCGGACGGGCCACCATTAAGTTTAAACTCCCCGAAAGCCTCACTACCTTCCGGCTTATGGCGGTTGCCCTCACCCAAAACCACCGATTTGGAATGGGGTCGGAGGATGTCGTGGTCAGCAAACCATTGGTATTGGTTCCGGCTTTGCCTCGCTTTGCCCGCCTGAATGATCAGTTCGAGGCTGGGGTACTGGTAACCAATACCACCGGAAAAGATGGAAATGCCACCGTAACGGCCTTTGGCGAAAATGGTTTACAACTCACCGGCTCCTCCACACAATCGGTCTATCTGAAAAACGGAGAAACCAAAGAGGTGCGTTTTGCATGGAAAACCGCCCAAACCGGAAACGGAAAACTGACCTTCCGTGCTTCGCTAGGCAATGAAAAAGATGCCTTTCAAAGCCAACTCAGCCTCCAGCAGCCATCCGTTAAGTTAGCGTTTGGAACGTTTGCCTCCACCGACGGAGCCGCACAAGAAGCCTTCCAGACACCTGCGGCCTTTAGCTCTGGAACCATACGCACCCGTCTTTCTAGTACGGCTTTGGTGGGATTGGACGGTGCAACGCAATACCTCTTCGAGTATCCATATGGTTGTTTAGAACAACGCACGTCGCGCATTCGTCCGCTCCTACTGGGCAAAGACGTTTTAGCTGCTTTCGACCTGAAAGCCCTCAAAGGAAACGATGCCCAAACGGTTACCACCCAATGGGTCAATAACCTACGCGATTACTGGGTGGGCGATGGCTTCTCGCTCTGGGCGGGAGACCGAGAACTCAATCCATATGTAACGGCTTATGCCCTTCTCGCCATGAAAGAAGCACAAGAAGCGGGTTATACTGTGCAACCAGACATGATAAATGGCGCAACGACGACCCTCTCGGAGTACGTCCGAAACAGCGACCGAAAACCGGAATATTACCCCGCTTCCATCTGGCCCGACACCCGTGCCATGATGCTCTATGCCCTTGCGCGTAATGGAAAGGTGCTCTCTGGCGAACTCTACACTTTAGCAGAGCAAGCCAATACTGGAAAATCGGGGCTTTCGGCGGATGGGATGAACCATCTCGTTCGTGCGCTTCACCTCTCGCAAGATAGTGGCCTGAATAAATACAAATGGGCTTTGCTTAATAAAGTACGTGGCAACATTCGGATGGAAGCCGCTTCGGCCTATATCGCTGCACCAACTGATAATGCCTGGGGATGGCTTTTCGCCAGCAATACCCGTTCTACGGCACTCGGCCTCATTACCCTAATTGAAATGGATCCATCCGATGGTACGCGGCAAGTGGCCGAGAAAATGATCCGTTATCTGATGCAAAACCGCAAACAAGGTTGGTGGGCTTCTACGCAAGACAACGTAGCTGTGGTGGAAGCATTGGCCAAGTACTTCAAAGCATTCGAGAAAGAATCCCCGAACTTTTCGGCAGAGGTTAAGTTGGCAGGCCAGTCGCTGATCCGTCAAACATTTAGCGGTCGTACCCTAAATGTGGCCGAGCAATCTCGTGCATTGGGCGGCTTTGGCAGCAACCAAACAGTTCCGGTACAGGTGAATAAGTCTGGCTCAGGGCGCTTGTTCTACTCCTTGTTAATGGAGGCCTATACCACCCAACCCCTTCCAGCGGCCTCGAATGGCTTGGTTGTCAACCGAACCATCGAGCGGCTAAATGATAGAGGGCAGCCTGTGGGTATCGTCGCACCAGATGCAAACGGGAACATCCGACTGAAGCCAGGCGAGTTGGTAAAAGTGACCCTCCGCATCCAGTCCAATACCACGCGAAATTATGTGGTTGTAGATGACGCCTTGCCCGCCGGACTGGAAGCCCTGAATGCGGCTTTTGTGACGACTTCGGCGGCGGCCACTTCTAACACGGGGCAAGACCGATGGTGGGGTTCCTTTAACCATACCGAAATTCGTGACGACCGGGTGTTGCTCTTTGCCGACTATTTGGGCGGTGGTGAGCACACCTACTCCTATGCGGCGCGTGCAACTTCGCTCGGCACTTTTATGTACCCGCCCGCCTCGGCAGAAGCCATGTACCAACCCGAAGTGAATGGACGTACCCGCACCACTCGGCTTACGGTCGCTTATTAA
- a CDS encoding YceI family protein, with the protein MKKTILGVLALVTVSLLGLGFMKAPQMAPPPTPPSPGTYNLDKSHSQVLFTVTHMGISTVTGTFKQMDGKVVIGSKGLSSLSTEATIQTASISTQNDGRDNHLRSDDFFNAEKFPTATFKSKSIKVTGNNLTIVGDLTIRDVTKTVTLKGRYLGTVNSKRGDQTITKIAFEASTTIKRLQYGLKWNNLMEAGGLVVSDDVKITLSIQANKQ; encoded by the coding sequence ATGAAAAAAACAATTTTGGGTGTACTTGCCCTTGTAACCGTCTCGCTACTTGGACTGGGCTTTATGAAAGCGCCGCAAATGGCACCCCCACCCACTCCACCCAGCCCGGGAACCTATAACTTAGACAAATCTCATTCGCAGGTATTGTTTACTGTTACGCATATGGGAATCTCGACTGTTACTGGCACCTTCAAGCAAATGGACGGCAAAGTGGTCATCGGCAGCAAGGGGCTGAGCAGCCTTAGCACCGAGGCCACCATCCAAACAGCCAGTATTTCGACCCAAAATGACGGACGCGATAACCACTTGCGGAGTGACGACTTTTTTAATGCGGAAAAATTTCCGACCGCGACCTTTAAATCCAAAAGTATTAAAGTTACAGGCAATAATCTTACGATCGTGGGCGACCTCACTATCCGTGATGTAACCAAAACAGTAACGCTTAAGGGAAGATACTTGGGAACAGTTAACTCTAAACGAGGCGATCAGACCATTACGAAAATTGCCTTTGAAGCCAGTACCACCATCAAACGACTACAATATGGCCTAAAATGGAATAACCTGATGGAAGCTGGTGGTTTGGTCGTGAGTGATGATGTAAAAATTACATTGTCTATTCAGGCCAATAAGCAATAA
- a CDS encoding glycerate kinase, which produces MKVIIAPDKFKGALTAPEAAKAIQVGVKRALPGAETLLFPMADGGEGTLDLLLKQTQGIQKKVRVPDPLMREIVAAYGLSEPDGTAYIEMAQASGLLLLAPKEQNPLNTSTFGTGVLIRRALEAGAKRLVVGIGGSATCDGGMGVAVALGWEFRDKSGNLLVPSGAALCHIAQVSAVHVPPALRTLDMVVTCDVSNPLFGKNGAAQEYAPQKGASSEAVAQLDEGLQNLAKRLVQSGFGSDETAFLPGSGAAGGLGFGLQVFCGARLQSGTALLMQQSGILNHLSHADLLITGEGKLDAQSSAGKVVGHLAQEAQKHGIPAIALCGTLALLPEETKAIGLTYAASILSHPMPLEEALNEAAELLTEHTTHLIQLFAAAKHGR; this is translated from the coding sequence ATGAAAGTAATTATTGCTCCAGATAAATTTAAGGGGGCACTTACAGCACCCGAAGCAGCAAAAGCCATTCAAGTTGGGGTCAAAAGGGCACTTCCTGGTGCCGAAACCTTGCTCTTTCCTATGGCGGATGGCGGCGAAGGAACGCTGGATTTATTGCTAAAACAAACGCAAGGAATACAAAAAAAGGTACGAGTGCCAGATCCGTTGATGCGTGAGATCGTTGCCGCATATGGGCTTTCAGAACCGGACGGCACAGCCTATATCGAGATGGCACAGGCTTCGGGCTTGTTGCTCCTTGCACCCAAAGAACAAAATCCATTGAATACCTCCACTTTCGGGACGGGGGTACTGATCCGACGTGCCCTTGAAGCAGGGGCTAAACGGCTGGTGGTGGGCATCGGCGGAAGTGCCACGTGCGATGGAGGAATGGGGGTTGCGGTTGCCCTTGGCTGGGAATTCCGCGATAAATCTGGAAACCTCCTCGTACCCTCTGGCGCGGCACTCTGCCATATTGCCCAAGTAAGTGCAGTGCATGTACCTCCCGCATTACGTACACTGGATATGGTGGTGACCTGCGATGTTTCTAATCCGCTTTTTGGAAAAAATGGTGCCGCCCAAGAATATGCGCCACAAAAAGGGGCATCCTCCGAAGCGGTAGCACAACTTGATGAGGGGTTACAGAACCTTGCAAAGAGGCTCGTACAGTCTGGTTTTGGAAGCGATGAAACGGCTTTCCTACCCGGAAGTGGGGCTGCGGGAGGGCTTGGTTTTGGGTTGCAGGTCTTTTGTGGCGCGCGGTTACAGTCTGGAACAGCATTGCTCATGCAACAATCCGGCATACTAAACCATCTTTCTCATGCAGATTTGCTTATAACTGGCGAAGGAAAATTGGATGCCCAATCCTCTGCTGGTAAGGTGGTAGGGCACTTGGCACAAGAAGCACAAAAACACGGTATTCCAGCAATTGCATTATGCGGTACCTTGGCCCTCTTGCCAGAAGAAACGAAGGCCATCGGTCTAACGTATGCGGCTTCTATCTTGTCGCATCCTATGCCACTGGAGGAAGCACTTAACGAAGCGGCGGAACTACTGACCGAGCATACCACTCACTTGATTCAACTCTTTGCCGCCGCAAAACATGGGCGATAA